A single genomic interval of Dromiciops gliroides isolate mDroGli1 chromosome 1, mDroGli1.pri, whole genome shotgun sequence harbors:
- the LOC122745913 gene encoding 60S ribosomal protein L18-like — protein MGVDIRHNKDRKVRRKEPKSQDIYLRLLVKLYRFLARRTNSTFNKVVLKRLFMSRTNRPPLSLSRMIRKMKLPGRENKTAVVDGTVTDDVRIQDVPKLKVCALHVTSNARNRILKAGGKILTFDQLAMSSPKGKGTVLLSGPRKGREVYRHFGKAPGTPHSHTKPYVRSKGRKFERARGRRASRGYKN, from the coding sequence ATGGGAGTCGACATTCGCCATAACAAGGACCGGAAAGTCCGGCGCAAGGAGCCCAAGAGCCAGGACATCTACCTGCGGCTGTTGGTGAAGCTCTACCGGTTCCTGGCCCGAAGAACCAACTCAACTTTCAACAAGGTTGTGCTGAAAAGGCTGTTCATGAGCCGGACCAACCGGCCCCCCCTGTCCCTGTCCCGAATGATCAGGAAGATGAAACTGCCGGGCAGGGAAAACAAGACAGCTGTGGTTGATGGAACCGTGACCGATGATGTGAGGATCCAGGATGTCCCCAAGCTGAAGGTGTGTGCTCTTCATGTTACTAGCAATGCCCGGAATCGCATCCTCAAGGCTGGTGGGAAGATCCTCACCTTTGACCAGCTGGCCATGAGCTCACCCAAGGGCAAGGGCACTGTCCTGCTGTCTGGTCCCCGCAAGGGCCGCGAGGTATACAGGCATTTTGGGAAGGCACCTGGCACTCCCCACAGCCACACTAAACCATATGTCCGATCCAAGGGCCGAAAGTTCGAACGTGCCAGGGGCCGCCGCGCCAGCCGAGGCTACAAAAACTAA